Proteins encoded together in one Corallococcus soli window:
- a CDS encoding ABC transporter substrate-binding protein translates to MNMSLIPLGILVGMAGVGCGGLDEAEAVDSSMSPDATSQVTQGLITQVTGTSPVTFVATSGNETKPYDQSATSVVAYMRDSATGAFTAYPGTGSADGTLSVPNVPSGRIYLKLGSRYLVSTGRAFDLGSTEWGRDGTFASLPTPVTVSATGLSPWQQGDYLEMYSLNPGAFGYIHGGATGFPLTGATSLSGLSFNYANMLNPVLLDSGRGDVFSLAQMRLRTSANGVPYRAMHKVLDTSMTQVEGQPVTVSGTFTQPVATGTFAVDWRRSAFEALRTQVNPDAVSTHSEIWMSARPAALGSALASISGQPLLVKLNPDTLRTDLVTGSMTYNNPLPATWQKVALAAAGFTKSYALGTAMPYAMSVDIRVDQEASAFTAAPVQPLVGPVQAPLVNTRGAFQNLTGVGADASLRWSKPLVGTATNYVVNIYRLGTSNGYTTVTRVTALHTDLQSVYLPPGVLQAGQTYFAEIQSWYQPGSDLAASPFKRSLPRGRASVLTGMFSP, encoded by the coding sequence ATGAATATGTCATTGATTCCTCTCGGGATTCTGGTCGGCATGGCAGGGGTCGGCTGCGGAGGGCTCGACGAGGCCGAGGCGGTGGACTCTTCCATGTCGCCGGACGCGACCTCCCAGGTCACCCAGGGCCTGATCACCCAGGTCACCGGCACCAGTCCGGTCACCTTCGTCGCCACGTCGGGCAATGAGACGAAGCCCTACGACCAGTCCGCCACGTCGGTGGTGGCATACATGCGGGACTCCGCGACCGGGGCGTTCACGGCCTATCCGGGCACGGGCTCCGCGGACGGCACCCTCTCCGTGCCGAACGTCCCCTCCGGCCGCATCTACCTGAAGCTGGGCTCGCGCTACCTGGTGAGCACCGGCCGCGCGTTCGACCTGGGCTCCACGGAGTGGGGCCGCGATGGCACCTTCGCCTCGCTGCCCACCCCCGTGACGGTGTCCGCCACCGGCCTGTCTCCCTGGCAGCAGGGGGACTACCTGGAAATGTATTCGTTGAACCCGGGCGCGTTCGGCTACATCCACGGCGGCGCCACGGGGTTCCCCCTGACGGGCGCCACGTCGCTCTCCGGGCTGAGCTTCAATTACGCCAACATGCTCAACCCGGTGCTGCTCGACAGCGGCCGCGGGGACGTGTTCTCGCTGGCGCAGATGCGGTTGCGGACGAGCGCGAATGGCGTGCCCTACCGCGCGATGCACAAGGTGCTCGACACGAGCATGACGCAGGTGGAGGGCCAGCCCGTCACCGTCAGCGGGACCTTCACCCAGCCCGTCGCGACAGGCACCTTCGCGGTGGACTGGAGGCGCTCGGCCTTCGAGGCCCTGCGCACCCAGGTGAACCCGGACGCGGTCAGCACGCACAGTGAGATCTGGATGTCCGCCCGGCCGGCCGCGCTGGGCTCGGCGCTCGCGTCCATCAGCGGGCAGCCACTGCTCGTGAAGCTCAATCCTGACACGCTGCGGACCGACCTCGTGACGGGGAGCATGACCTACAACAACCCGCTCCCGGCGACGTGGCAGAAGGTGGCGCTCGCCGCCGCGGGCTTCACGAAGAGCTACGCGCTGGGAACCGCGATGCCCTACGCCATGAGCGTGGACATCCGCGTGGATCAGGAGGCGAGCGCGTTCACCGCCGCGCCCGTGCAGCCCCTCGTCGGGCCGGTGCAGGCGCCCCTGGTGAACACGCGCGGCGCGTTCCAGAACCTCACGGGCGTGGGGGCCGACGCCTCGCTGCGCTGGTCGAAGCCGCTGGTCGGCACGGCCACGAACTACGTGGTGAACATCTACCGGCTGGGCACGAGCAACGGGTACACCACCGTGACGCGCGTGACGGCGCTGCACACGGACCTCCAGAGCGTGTACCTGCCCCCGGGCGTGCTGCAGGCGGGCCAGACGTACTTCGCGGAAATCCAGAGCTGGTACCAGCCCGGCTCGGACCTGGCGGCGAGCCCGTTCAAGCGCTCGCTGCCCCGAGGCCGCGCCAGCGTGCTCACCGGCATGTTCAGCCCGTAG
- a CDS encoding HlyD family secretion protein, whose translation MDIPKARPQRRKPFLLVGLGLAVLVAVTVGLARLRPAAPTVERASVWLDTVKRGPLVRQVKGAGTLVPESIRWLTADTAGRVERILVRPGATVTKGTLLMELSNPDVQLQALEAERQLASAEGDFLELREVLQTQRLSQQATVATLTAESADADRRAQANTALFAKAFVGDLEARQAREKAEEARQRLALERQRLDVMAQSLRQRLASQQEQVERLKAVARFRRQQVESMKVLAGEDGVLQELPLELGQWVTPGVLLAKVVKPERLKAELRIAETQARDILPGLKARVDTRNGVVEGTVARVAPAASQGTVRVEIALPDALPKGARPDLTVEGTVELERLDDVLSVGRPAGAQAESTLALFRLLPGGDEAVRIPVKLGRGSVNAVEVVQGLAEGDQVVLSDMTAWDAVERVRLR comes from the coding sequence GTGGACATCCCGAAGGCACGCCCCCAGCGCCGCAAACCCTTTCTCCTGGTGGGACTGGGCCTCGCCGTGCTCGTGGCGGTGACGGTGGGCCTGGCCCGGCTGCGGCCCGCCGCGCCCACGGTGGAGCGGGCCTCGGTGTGGCTGGACACGGTGAAGCGCGGCCCGCTGGTGCGTCAGGTGAAGGGCGCCGGCACGCTGGTGCCGGAGTCCATCCGCTGGCTCACCGCCGACACCGCCGGCCGCGTGGAGCGCATCCTCGTGCGGCCCGGCGCCACCGTCACGAAGGGCACGCTCCTGATGGAGCTGTCCAACCCGGACGTGCAGCTCCAGGCGCTGGAGGCCGAACGCCAGCTGGCGAGCGCGGAGGGCGACTTCCTGGAGCTGCGCGAGGTGCTCCAGACGCAGCGGCTGTCCCAGCAGGCCACCGTGGCCACGCTCACCGCCGAGTCCGCCGACGCGGACCGCCGGGCCCAGGCGAACACCGCCCTGTTCGCGAAGGCCTTCGTCGGCGACCTGGAGGCGCGGCAGGCCCGGGAGAAGGCGGAGGAGGCCCGCCAGCGTCTGGCGTTGGAGCGCCAGCGATTGGACGTCATGGCCCAGAGCCTGCGCCAGCGGCTGGCCTCCCAGCAGGAGCAGGTGGAGCGCCTGAAGGCCGTGGCCCGCTTCCGCCGCCAGCAGGTGGAGTCCATGAAGGTGCTCGCGGGCGAGGACGGCGTGCTCCAGGAGCTGCCCCTGGAGCTGGGCCAGTGGGTGACGCCCGGCGTGCTGCTGGCCAAGGTGGTGAAGCCGGAGCGGCTGAAGGCGGAGCTGCGGATCGCGGAGACGCAGGCGCGCGACATCCTGCCGGGCCTCAAGGCGCGGGTGGACACGCGCAACGGCGTCGTCGAAGGCACCGTGGCCCGCGTCGCGCCCGCGGCCAGTCAGGGCACGGTGCGCGTGGAGATAGCCCTGCCGGACGCGCTGCCGAAGGGCGCCCGGCCGGACCTCACCGTGGAGGGCACGGTGGAGCTGGAGCGGCTGGACGACGTGCTGTCCGTGGGCCGCCCCGCCGGAGCACAGGCGGAGAGCACGCTGGCGCTCTTCCGGCTGCTGCCCGGAGGGGATGAGGCGGTGCGCATCCCGGTGAAGCTGGGCCGGGGCTCGGTGAACGCCGTGGAGGTGGTGCAGGGGCTGGCCGAAGGCGACCAGGTGGTGCTGTCGGACATGACCGCATGGGATGCGGTGGAGCGCGTGAGGCTGCGATGA
- a CDS encoding ABC transporter ATP-binding protein, which yields MTTMTSDSEARAPVAVPGKALLQLDGLTKVFETEEVETHALSNIHLTIRQNEWVAIVGPSGSGKSTLLAVLGLLDTATRGSYLLDGRSVLELSPADRAKVRNQHIGFIFQSFNLIGDLTVFENVELPLTYRGLPAQERKQRVERALERVGMAHRARHLPGQLSGGQQQRVAVARAVAGDPLILLADEPTGNLDSKNGEAVMQLLADLHKAGSTLCMVTHDPAQARIATRTVSLFDGRVVQDEQLR from the coding sequence ATGACGACGATGACGAGTGACAGCGAGGCCCGCGCGCCGGTGGCGGTGCCGGGCAAGGCCCTGCTCCAACTGGACGGGCTCACCAAGGTGTTCGAGACGGAGGAGGTGGAGACGCACGCCCTGTCCAACATCCACCTCACCATCCGCCAGAACGAATGGGTGGCCATCGTGGGCCCGTCGGGCTCCGGCAAGTCCACGCTGCTGGCGGTGCTGGGGTTGCTCGACACCGCCACGCGGGGCAGCTACCTGCTGGATGGCCGCAGCGTGCTGGAGCTGTCGCCCGCGGACCGGGCGAAGGTGCGCAACCAGCACATCGGCTTCATCTTCCAGAGCTTCAACCTCATCGGCGACCTCACCGTCTTCGAGAACGTGGAGCTGCCGCTCACCTACCGGGGGCTGCCCGCCCAGGAGCGCAAGCAGCGCGTGGAGCGGGCCCTGGAGCGCGTGGGCATGGCGCACCGGGCGCGGCACCTGCCGGGCCAGCTCTCCGGCGGTCAGCAGCAGCGCGTGGCGGTGGCGCGGGCCGTGGCCGGGGACCCGCTCATCCTCCTGGCCGACGAGCCCACGGGCAACCTGGACTCGAAGAACGGCGAGGCGGTGATGCAGCTGTTGGCGGACCTGCACAAGGCGGGCTCCACGCTGTGCATGGTGACGCACGACCCGGCGCAGGCGCGCATCGCCACGCGCACGGTGAGCCTCTTCGACGGTCGCGTCGTGCAGGACGAACAGCTGCGTTGA
- a CDS encoding ABC transporter permease, producing the protein MERLLNDLRYALRSLRNAPGFTVVAVLTLALGIGANSAVFSVVKGVLLTPPPFPHPEQLVHLAPDFDAFGLKAVSNSVPEYRDFTTNARAFASLSAFRRGDVTLTGQESPRRFHVVVGTASLLPTLGVAPVLGRGFTEEEETPGRDKVVILTDAVWRAHFAKDPGVLGRSLRLDGEAHAVVGVLPPGVAYPEDTELYLPFAPTPEQAAESKRGNRSLSILARLKPGVTLDAARADLRRVGAERTPDLVDQYRQAGWSMGVKSLEEQVVGGVRETLWLLWASVGFVLLVACSSVANLLLARAVARSREVSIRAALGAGRGRLVAQFLTESVVLSVVAGALGLLLAMWGTDALVAVVGEGLPRAHEVRLDLPSVLFTLAVSVLTGVIFGLVPALQASRTDLNAAMREGSRSTGGHRTGRLRSALVVAQVSLALVLLVGAGLFVRSFLALRRVDAGFASEGVLTGQLALPGVAYPDKARQAAFQQALVSRLQALPGVEAAGLTNVLPLGGAMDHSFDIEGRPRLPGELWKAVEMRAVTPGYLRALRVQLKQGRLLEDRDGADAPWAVVINQSCANIFWPKGDALGHRMRLHGPDNQWATVVGVVADLRELGLDVPARPAAYYALPQLPTVHLGMAVRVKSGDPEALRVAVESELRAVDADLPLFDVSPLSRRMDDAIGARRLSALLLGLFAGGALLLAALGLSGVIAFSVAQRTRELGIRMALGAARGDVLRLVLGQGLRLSLAGVGVGLVLSVALTRLLGSLLYGVSVDDPWTFGGVALLLTGVALGASWLPARRATRVDPIIALRAD; encoded by the coding sequence ATGGAACGCCTGCTCAATGACCTGCGCTACGCCCTGCGCTCCCTGCGCAACGCCCCCGGCTTCACGGTGGTGGCGGTGCTGACGCTGGCGCTGGGCATCGGCGCGAACAGCGCGGTGTTCAGCGTGGTGAAGGGCGTGCTGCTGACGCCGCCGCCCTTCCCCCACCCCGAACAGCTGGTGCACCTGGCGCCCGACTTCGACGCCTTCGGCCTGAAGGCGGTGTCCAACTCGGTGCCGGAGTACCGGGACTTCACCACGAACGCGCGGGCCTTCGCGTCGCTGTCGGCCTTCCGGCGCGGCGACGTGACGCTCACCGGCCAGGAGTCCCCCCGCCGCTTCCACGTCGTCGTGGGGACCGCCTCGCTCCTGCCCACGCTGGGCGTCGCGCCGGTGCTCGGGCGCGGCTTCACGGAGGAGGAGGAGACGCCGGGGCGGGACAAGGTCGTCATCCTCACGGACGCCGTCTGGCGCGCGCACTTCGCCAAGGACCCCGGGGTGCTGGGGCGCTCGCTGCGGCTCGACGGCGAGGCGCACGCCGTGGTGGGCGTGCTGCCGCCCGGCGTGGCCTACCCGGAGGACACGGAGCTGTACCTGCCGTTCGCGCCCACGCCGGAGCAGGCGGCGGAGTCCAAGCGGGGCAACCGCTCCCTGTCCATCCTGGCGAGGCTCAAGCCCGGCGTGACGCTGGACGCGGCGCGAGCGGACCTGCGGCGCGTGGGCGCGGAGCGCACGCCGGACCTGGTGGACCAATACCGGCAGGCGGGCTGGTCCATGGGGGTGAAGTCGCTGGAGGAGCAGGTGGTGGGCGGGGTGCGGGAGACGCTGTGGCTCCTCTGGGCTTCGGTGGGCTTCGTGTTGCTGGTGGCGTGCTCCAGCGTGGCCAACCTGCTGCTCGCGCGGGCGGTGGCCAGGAGCCGCGAGGTGTCCATCCGCGCGGCGCTGGGGGCGGGGCGCGGACGGCTGGTGGCGCAGTTCCTCACGGAGAGCGTGGTGCTGTCGGTGGTGGCGGGCGCGCTGGGCCTGCTGCTGGCGATGTGGGGCACGGACGCGCTGGTGGCGGTGGTGGGGGAGGGCCTGCCCCGGGCCCACGAGGTGCGGCTGGACCTGCCCTCCGTGCTCTTCACCCTGGCCGTGTCGGTGCTCACGGGCGTCATCTTCGGGCTGGTGCCCGCGCTCCAGGCCAGCCGCACGGACCTGAACGCGGCGATGCGCGAGGGCTCGCGGAGCACCGGCGGCCACCGCACGGGCCGGCTGCGTTCGGCGCTGGTGGTGGCCCAGGTGTCGCTCGCGCTGGTGTTGCTGGTGGGCGCGGGCCTCTTCGTGAGGAGCTTCCTCGCGCTCCGGCGCGTGGACGCGGGCTTCGCCTCCGAAGGCGTGCTCACCGGCCAGCTGGCGCTGCCCGGGGTGGCGTACCCGGACAAGGCCCGGCAGGCGGCCTTCCAGCAGGCGCTGGTGTCGCGGCTCCAGGCGCTGCCCGGCGTGGAGGCCGCGGGGCTCACCAACGTCCTGCCGTTGGGGGGCGCCATGGACCACAGCTTCGACATCGAGGGGCGCCCGCGGCTGCCGGGTGAGCTGTGGAAGGCGGTGGAGATGCGCGCCGTCACCCCGGGCTACCTGCGCGCGCTGCGGGTCCAGCTCAAGCAGGGACGGCTGCTGGAGGACCGGGACGGCGCGGACGCGCCCTGGGCGGTGGTCATCAACCAGTCCTGCGCGAACATCTTCTGGCCGAAGGGGGACGCGCTGGGGCACCGGATGAGGCTGCACGGCCCGGACAACCAGTGGGCCACCGTGGTGGGCGTGGTGGCCGACCTGCGCGAGTTGGGGTTGGACGTGCCGGCGCGCCCCGCCGCGTACTACGCCCTGCCGCAGCTGCCCACCGTGCACCTGGGCATGGCGGTGCGCGTGAAGTCCGGCGACCCGGAGGCGCTGCGCGTCGCGGTGGAGTCGGAGCTGCGCGCGGTGGACGCGGACCTGCCGCTGTTCGACGTCTCGCCCCTGTCGCGGCGGATGGACGACGCCATTGGCGCCCGGCGGCTGTCGGCGCTGCTGCTGGGGCTGTTCGCGGGGGGCGCGCTGCTGCTCGCGGCGCTGGGCCTGTCGGGCGTCATCGCCTTCTCCGTGGCGCAGCGCACGCGGGAGCTGGGCATCCGCATGGCGCTGGGCGCGGCGCGGGGGGACGTGCTCCGGTTGGTGCTGGGGCAGGGCCTGCGGCTGTCGCTGGCGGGCGTGGGCGTGGGGCTCGTCCTGTCCGTGGCGCTGACGCGGCTGCTGGGCTCGCTGCTGTATGGCGTGTCGGTGGACGACCCGTGGACCTTCGGGGGCGTGGCGCTGCTGCTCACCGGGGTGGCGCTGGGCGCGTCCTGGCTGCCGGCCCGGCGGGCCACGCGCGTGGACCCCATCATCGCGCTGCGCGCTGACTGA
- a CDS encoding sigma-54-dependent transcriptional regulator translates to MASPVSDPSSASTPRPTRILVADDQPDVLEALRLLLKRDGHTVVSAQSPAGVLATLDAEDVELVLMDLNYARDTTSGREGLDLLGQLRARDALLPVVVMTAWGSVEGAVEAMRAGARDYVQKPWDNTRLLATLRTQLELARALRRTRRLEGENQHLRREQGGRSPLVGESRAMLPVRRLIERVAPSAAPVLVTGEHGTGKEVVARLLHAASPRADRPFVAVNSGGLSEGVFESELFGHVKGAFTDAKTDRIGCFELADGGTLFLDEIGNMPLAQQAKLLRVLQTGELHPVGSSRTRKVDVRVVSATNVDLGRAVTEGRFREDLLYRLNTVEVQLPPLRERREDIPLLAAHFLTALGQRYGRPGVHLSPDALEALLAYPWPGNVRELEHAVERSLLMAAGDRVEAEDLLLKRAGPGGGGATRLEEMTLEEVERYLIERALGRQDGNVSEAARALGLSRSALYRRLQYYGIKGAR, encoded by the coding sequence GTGGCGTCCCCCGTGTCCGACCCCTCTTCTGCCAGCACCCCGCGCCCCACCCGCATCCTCGTGGCGGACGACCAGCCGGACGTGCTGGAGGCGCTGCGGCTGCTGCTCAAGCGCGACGGCCACACGGTGGTGAGCGCCCAGTCCCCCGCGGGCGTGCTCGCCACGCTGGACGCGGAGGACGTGGAGCTGGTGCTGATGGACCTCAACTACGCGCGCGACACCACGTCCGGGCGCGAGGGCCTGGACCTGCTCGGCCAGCTTCGCGCGCGGGACGCCCTGCTGCCCGTGGTGGTGATGACCGCGTGGGGCAGCGTGGAGGGCGCGGTGGAGGCCATGCGCGCGGGGGCGCGCGACTACGTGCAGAAGCCCTGGGACAACACGCGCCTGCTGGCCACGCTGCGCACGCAGCTGGAGCTGGCCCGCGCGCTGCGCCGCACCCGGCGGCTGGAGGGGGAGAACCAGCACCTGCGCCGTGAGCAGGGCGGGCGCTCCCCGCTGGTGGGCGAGTCGCGCGCCATGCTGCCGGTGCGCCGGCTCATCGAACGCGTGGCGCCGTCCGCCGCCCCGGTGCTTGTCACCGGCGAGCACGGCACCGGCAAGGAGGTGGTGGCGCGCCTGCTCCACGCGGCCAGCCCCCGCGCGGACCGCCCCTTCGTCGCGGTGAACTCCGGCGGCCTGTCGGAGGGCGTCTTCGAGAGCGAGCTGTTCGGCCACGTGAAGGGCGCCTTCACCGACGCGAAGACCGACCGCATCGGCTGCTTCGAGCTGGCGGACGGCGGCACGCTCTTCCTGGATGAGATTGGCAACATGCCGCTCGCCCAGCAGGCGAAGCTGCTGCGCGTCCTCCAGACGGGGGAGCTGCACCCGGTGGGCTCGTCGCGCACGCGCAAGGTGGACGTGCGCGTGGTGAGCGCCACCAACGTGGACCTGGGGCGCGCGGTGACGGAGGGCCGCTTCCGCGAGGACCTGCTCTACCGGCTCAACACCGTGGAGGTGCAGCTGCCGCCCCTGCGCGAGCGGCGCGAGGACATCCCGCTGCTCGCCGCGCACTTCCTCACGGCCCTGGGCCAGCGCTACGGCCGCCCCGGCGTGCACCTGTCGCCGGACGCGCTGGAGGCCCTGCTCGCCTACCCGTGGCCCGGCAACGTGCGCGAGCTGGAGCACGCGGTGGAGCGGTCGCTCCTGATGGCGGCGGGGGACCGGGTGGAGGCGGAGGACCTGCTGCTCAAGCGCGCGGGGCCGGGCGGCGGAGGCGCCACGCGCCTGGAGGAGATGACGCTGGAGGAGGTGGAGCGCTACCTCATCGAACGCGCGCTGGGCCGGCAGGATGGCAACGTGAGCGAGGCGGCCAGAGCCCTGGGCCTGTCGCGCAGCGCGCTCTACCGGCGCCTCCAGTACTACGGCATCAAGGGCGCACGTTGA
- a CDS encoding sensor histidine kinase, whose translation MRLRPEPGSKPWPHDLRVVGLAVLAGLPAVVVSLALLWTGDFSAKVRWTLAVLVLGVPACLCLALRERVVRPLHTVAGLLAALREGDYSVRGRGGRAGDALGEVLLEVNALGDTLREQRLGAMEAGALLGQVMEAINVAVLAFDDEGTLKLVNRAGVQLVGLPRAGLVGQRAEALGWQELLEGPAPRRLTRAFAREGGPYELWRGTFREGGRPHQLVVLTDLRLALREEEREAWRRLVRVLSHEINNSLTPIQSIADALRDTVAQVPRPADWEEDTRHGLGIIARRAEALARFMSAHARLARLPPPAQGRVEVEAWVRRVVALEPRRPVAVRPGPALTVPGDGDQLEQVLINLVRNAVDAVLSDAGGPGGVWVSWAVHAPGAVEVWVEDEGPGLSDTANLFVPFFTTKPQGSGIGLALSRQIAEAHGGSLRLENRTDGRGCRARLKLPLDAPRA comes from the coding sequence TTGAGGCTCCGGCCAGAGCCCGGGTCGAAGCCCTGGCCGCACGACCTGCGCGTCGTGGGGCTCGCGGTGCTCGCGGGCCTGCCCGCCGTCGTCGTGTCGCTGGCGCTGCTGTGGACGGGGGACTTCAGCGCCAAGGTGCGGTGGACCCTGGCCGTCCTGGTGCTGGGTGTCCCCGCCTGCCTGTGTCTGGCATTGCGCGAGCGCGTGGTGCGGCCCCTGCACACGGTGGCGGGCCTGCTGGCCGCGCTGCGGGAGGGGGACTACTCCGTGCGTGGCCGGGGCGGGCGCGCGGGCGACGCGCTGGGGGAGGTGCTGCTGGAGGTCAACGCGCTGGGGGACACGCTGCGCGAACAGCGGCTGGGGGCGATGGAGGCGGGTGCCCTGCTCGGGCAGGTGATGGAGGCCATCAACGTGGCGGTGCTCGCCTTCGACGATGAAGGCACGCTGAAGCTGGTGAACCGCGCGGGCGTCCAGCTGGTGGGCCTGCCGCGCGCGGGGCTGGTGGGCCAGCGGGCGGAGGCGCTGGGGTGGCAGGAGTTGCTGGAGGGCCCCGCGCCGCGCCGCCTGACGCGGGCCTTCGCCAGGGAGGGTGGCCCCTACGAGCTGTGGCGGGGCACGTTCCGCGAGGGCGGCCGGCCGCACCAACTGGTGGTGCTCACCGACCTGCGTCTGGCATTGCGCGAGGAGGAGCGCGAGGCCTGGCGCCGGCTGGTGCGCGTGCTCAGCCACGAAATCAACAACTCCCTCACGCCCATCCAGTCCATCGCGGACGCGCTCCGGGACACGGTGGCCCAGGTGCCCCGCCCCGCGGACTGGGAGGAGGACACGCGGCACGGGCTGGGCATCATCGCCCGCCGGGCCGAAGCCCTGGCGCGCTTCATGTCCGCCCACGCGCGGCTGGCGCGCCTGCCCCCGCCCGCGCAGGGCCGCGTGGAGGTGGAGGCCTGGGTGCGGCGCGTGGTGGCGCTGGAGCCGCGCCGTCCCGTGGCGGTGCGCCCCGGCCCCGCGCTCACGGTGCCCGGGGATGGGGACCAGCTGGAGCAGGTGCTCATCAACCTGGTGCGCAACGCGGTGGACGCCGTCCTTTCGGACGCCGGAGGGCCGGGCGGTGTCTGGGTTTCGTGGGCGGTGCACGCGCCGGGCGCGGTGGAGGTCTGGGTGGAGGACGAAGGCCCGGGCCTGTCCGACACCGCGAACCTCTTCGTGCCCTTCTTCACCACCAAGCCCCAGGGCAGTGGCATCGGGCTGGCGCTCAGCCGGCAGATCGCGGAGGCCCACGGCGGAAGTCTGCGATTGGAGAACCGCACCGACGGGCGCGGCTGCCGCGCGCGGCTCAAGCTCCCGCTGGACGCTCCGCGCGCGTGA
- a CDS encoding carboxypeptidase-like regulatory domain-containing protein: MRHAPLTILGLGLLALTHAGCERYPEDPIFAYGRVRQLDGTPLAGEPLTLERRTDGVFAPLSTATTDASGEFTFELLSGDAVHWRDDEQQSRLRVTLPQDASGRGMFALFYIQDDVELPTLQPWDAHPRVEAGPQGPAVAFPPPPPPLEVPETASLPQVIGPEDTVPRLVFPSPPATLLWLTSEGQLLWRWTGTTSPWTPSPYMLEDFAAPQVQLRAVSVGNWGFSPLGGEPSGVDFRVEWRTAHEPLPPGSLRPASRGATCAPLFPEVCPWTDGRLESVPVANPRTDPPVYGLVFTLPQPTRPRHAVVRGLRHADSYEGKEWLVLEGSLDGEHWRVLSRTVLRELDSFTQTQNYFLYSYYRDLTETDSPYGDSPIHLGNQTPVFTELPLADAEPTRYVRLSVELLEYSGGTTPGALLSLGELSVFE, from the coding sequence ATGCGCCACGCACCCCTCACCATCCTGGGCCTGGGACTGCTGGCCCTCACCCACGCCGGCTGCGAGCGCTACCCCGAAGACCCCATCTTCGCGTACGGCCGCGTGCGCCAACTGGACGGCACTCCGCTGGCCGGCGAGCCGCTGACCCTGGAGCGCCGGACCGATGGCGTCTTCGCCCCCCTGAGCACCGCCACCACCGATGCCAGCGGGGAGTTCACCTTCGAGCTGCTCTCCGGCGACGCGGTGCACTGGCGCGATGACGAGCAGCAATCCCGGCTGCGCGTGACGCTGCCGCAGGACGCGAGCGGGCGGGGCATGTTCGCCCTGTTCTACATCCAGGACGACGTGGAGCTGCCCACGCTCCAGCCCTGGGACGCCCACCCGCGCGTGGAGGCAGGACCCCAGGGCCCCGCCGTGGCCTTCCCGCCCCCGCCCCCGCCGCTGGAGGTGCCGGAGACGGCGAGCCTCCCGCAGGTCATCGGCCCGGAGGACACCGTCCCCAGGCTCGTGTTCCCCTCGCCGCCCGCCACCCTGCTGTGGCTGACCTCCGAGGGGCAGCTCCTGTGGCGGTGGACGGGCACGACGTCCCCCTGGACGCCGTCCCCCTACATGCTGGAGGACTTCGCCGCGCCCCAGGTGCAGCTGCGCGCCGTCAGCGTGGGCAACTGGGGGTTCTCTCCCTTGGGCGGAGAGCCCAGCGGCGTGGACTTCCGGGTGGAGTGGCGCACCGCCCACGAGCCCCTCCCCCCGGGCTCCCTGCGCCCCGCCAGCCGGGGCGCGACGTGCGCGCCGCTCTTCCCGGAGGTCTGTCCCTGGACGGACGGACGGCTCGAGTCCGTGCCCGTGGCCAACCCCAGGACCGACCCGCCCGTGTACGGGCTCGTCTTCACGCTGCCCCAGCCCACCCGTCCCCGCCACGCGGTGGTGCGCGGCCTGCGCCACGCGGACAGCTACGAGGGCAAGGAGTGGCTCGTCCTGGAGGGCAGCCTGGATGGTGAGCACTGGAGGGTGCTCAGCCGCACGGTGCTGCGGGAGCTGGATTCCTTCACCCAGACCCAGAACTACTTCCTGTACAGCTATTACCGCGACCTCACCGAAACGGACTCGCCCTACGGGGATTCCCCCATCCACCTGGGGAACCAGACGCCTGTCTTCACCGAGCTGCCCCTCGCCGACGCGGAGCCCACCCGCTACGTCAGGCTCTCCGTGGAACTGTTGGAATATAGCGGTGGCACCACCCCTGGGGCGCTCCTCTCGCTCGGGGAATTGTCCGTCTTTGAATAG